A section of the bacterium genome encodes:
- a CDS encoding DUF2007 domain-containing protein: MTGTGDWKLLIATADEAEVNLLKGRLESEGISCRVEVQDKYPDQSHVGRSREFRAYVPVGEFEASLLVLEDDEMDDEMDEEL, translated from the coding sequence ATGACTGGAACCGGGGATTGGAAGCTTTTGATCGCGACTGCTGATGAGGCAGAGGTGAACCTGCTTAAAGGCAGGCTTGAGAGCGAGGGTATCAGCTGCCGTGTAGAGGTGCAGGACAAGTACCCGGACCAATCCCATGTGGGACGGTCCCGGGAGTTCAGGGCTTATGTCCCTGTTGGGGAGTTTGAAGCCAGCCTGCTGGTGCTCGAGGATGATGAGATGGATGATGAGATGGATGAGGAACTCTAG